A stretch of the Candidatus Denitrolinea symbiosum genome encodes the following:
- a CDS encoding LLM class flavin-dependent oxidoreductase, whose protein sequence is MERVALYLQDSHDLRDGLDYARYAEEKGFEAVWQAESRLVRDAIVPMAAYAAVTNRIKVGSGVINNWTRNIGLLAATFLTLDDLAPNRVICGIGAWWDPLAKNVGIERKKPLTAMRETVTVLKKLLNMERVTFHGEFHHVDGIELDVVYGRREPRNIPIMIGATGDKMMEMTGEIADGVVLNYCVAPEYNDNAMELLANGLKKSGRKMEDFDRPQLIVCSVDEDHEKAVDYTKMLLCQYIAQQPHIAKASNVSDEVIHEIQSILGWPATKEQIMKAKDLVPHSLVHKITASGTPAEAKAKVEEYRKRGCTCPILYPVGGNFKLLIDTFAQK, encoded by the coding sequence ATGGAACGTGTCGCTCTATATCTGCAAGATTCGCACGACCTGCGCGATGGACTGGACTACGCGCGCTACGCCGAAGAAAAGGGATTCGAAGCCGTCTGGCAGGCGGAGTCGCGCCTCGTGCGCGACGCCATCGTCCCGATGGCGGCCTACGCCGCCGTGACAAATCGCATCAAAGTCGGTTCGGGCGTGATCAACAACTGGACGCGCAACATCGGCCTGCTCGCCGCCACCTTCCTGACGCTGGACGACCTCGCCCCGAACCGCGTCATCTGCGGGATCGGCGCGTGGTGGGACCCGCTGGCGAAGAACGTCGGCATCGAACGCAAAAAGCCGCTGACCGCCATGCGCGAGACCGTCACCGTGCTGAAGAAACTGCTGAACATGGAGCGCGTCACCTTCCACGGCGAATTCCATCACGTGGACGGAATCGAGCTGGACGTAGTGTACGGACGCCGCGAGCCGCGCAACATCCCGATCATGATCGGCGCGACGGGCGACAAGATGATGGAGATGACGGGCGAGATCGCCGACGGCGTGGTGCTGAATTACTGCGTCGCGCCTGAATACAACGACAACGCCATGGAACTGCTCGCAAACGGCCTGAAAAAATCGGGACGTAAAATGGAGGACTTCGACCGCCCGCAGTTGATCGTCTGCTCGGTGGACGAGGACCACGAGAAAGCCGTGGACTACACCAAGATGCTGCTCTGCCAGTACATCGCGCAGCAGCCGCACATCGCCAAGGCCTCCAACGTCTCAGACGAGGTCATCCACGAGATCCAGTCCATCCTCGGCTGGCCCGCGACCAAAGAACAGATCATGAAAGCCAAAGACCTCGTGCCGCACAGCCTCGTCCACAAGATCACGGCCTCGGGGACTCCCGCCGAAGCCAAAGCGAAAGTGGAAGAGTATCGCAAGCGCGGCTGCACCTGCCCGATCCTATATCCCGTGGGCGGGAATTTCAAACTGCTGATTGACACGTTCGCGCAAAAATAA
- a CDS encoding aminohydrolase SsnA yields MTTRFENGIVVTLGKNNRVLWNGSVVTDGENIIAVGAAAEMKQKYPDADSVDCSNKVVLPGFICAHHHFYSTLARGMAIPGEPASNFVEVLERLWWKVDRAIVGDDILLSAQIPLIESIRNGTTTIIDHHASPSASDGSLDIIESAVRQAGVRASLCYEVSDRNVHGEGIRENERFIKKVGKGDGQIAAMMGLHASFTVADDTVEKCVGIARDAGVGCHIHVAEDAADRQDSLEKYGVPTVKRLDRLNVTGEKSIFVHCVHIDEEEMDIVADTRTSIVHNPESNMNNAVGVTQILKMLGKGILVGLGTDGMNSDMLTQMRAAYLLHRLDNRDPRVAFTEAPQLLLQNNADLAERQFGIRLGELAEGRPADMAILDYIPPTPMDESNFLGHLIFGMTDSVVDTTVCRGKILMRNKQILTMDEERLAARARELAPQVWKRLQAL; encoded by the coding sequence ATGACCACTCGATTTGAAAACGGGATCGTAGTCACCCTCGGCAAAAATAACCGCGTGCTCTGGAACGGCTCGGTCGTGACGGATGGCGAGAATATCATCGCCGTCGGCGCGGCCGCGGAGATGAAGCAAAAATATCCCGACGCCGATTCGGTGGACTGCTCGAACAAAGTCGTCCTGCCAGGCTTCATCTGCGCGCACCATCATTTTTATTCCACACTGGCGCGCGGCATGGCGATCCCTGGCGAGCCCGCCTCCAACTTCGTGGAAGTCCTCGAACGCCTGTGGTGGAAAGTGGACCGCGCCATCGTCGGCGACGACATCCTGCTCTCGGCGCAGATCCCGCTGATCGAGAGCATCCGCAACGGGACGACGACCATCATTGACCATCACGCCTCCCCCTCCGCCAGCGACGGCTCGCTCGACATCATCGAGTCCGCGGTGCGGCAGGCGGGAGTCCGCGCCTCGCTGTGCTACGAGGTCTCGGACCGCAACGTCCACGGGGAGGGCATTCGAGAGAACGAACGCTTCATCAAAAAGGTCGGCAAAGGCGACGGCCAGATCGCGGCCATGATGGGACTGCACGCCTCGTTCACCGTCGCGGACGACACGGTTGAGAAGTGCGTCGGCATCGCGCGAGACGCGGGCGTCGGCTGCCACATCCACGTCGCGGAGGACGCGGCCGACCGCCAGGATTCCCTCGAAAAGTACGGCGTCCCGACCGTGAAGCGGCTGGATCGGTTGAACGTCACGGGCGAGAAATCCATCTTCGTGCATTGCGTCCACATTGACGAGGAGGAGATGGACATTGTCGCCGACACACGGACCAGCATCGTCCACAACCCCGAATCGAACATGAACAACGCGGTCGGCGTGACGCAAATCCTGAAGATGCTCGGCAAGGGCATCCTGGTGGGACTCGGCACGGACGGCATGAACTCGGACATGCTCACCCAGATGCGCGCCGCCTACCTGCTCCATCGTCTCGACAACCGCGACCCGCGCGTCGCATTCACGGAGGCGCCGCAACTGCTCCTGCAAAACAACGCCGACCTCGCGGAGCGTCAGTTCGGGATCCGACTTGGCGAACTGGCCGAGGGACGTCCCGCCGACATGGCGATCCTCGACTACATCCCGCCCACGCCGATGGACGAGAGCAACTTCCTCGGTCATCTCATCTTCGGCATGACCGATTCCGTCGTGGACACCACCGTCTGCCGCGGCAAAATCCTGATGAGGAACAAGCAGATTCTGACGATGGACGAGGAACGTCTCGCCGCGCGGGCGCGCGAACTCGCGCCGCAGGTGTGGAAACGGTTGCAGGCGTTGTAG
- a CDS encoding 2-phospho-L-lactate guanylyltransferase has protein sequence MTLWAIVPVKPLRRGKSRLSTTLSEDERAQLNEKLLKHTLETLTSLKELEQVLVVSRDPHALTVARRHGARTVREDGQPHLNTALARATVVAKVHATRGVLILPADLPLLEPADIRALIERAKDPPVVVIAPDRREEGTNALLMSPAGLIEYDFGVGSYRRHCEHARKAGARLEVVKLPSLELDLDLPEDLALLDGFKAPADQE, from the coding sequence ATGACACTTTGGGCCATCGTTCCCGTAAAACCGCTGCGGCGTGGGAAATCCCGCCTGTCTACTACGCTCTCGGAGGACGAGCGCGCGCAACTAAACGAAAAACTTCTCAAACATACGCTGGAGACGCTGACCAGCCTGAAGGAACTGGAACAGGTACTGGTAGTGAGCCGCGACCCGCACGCGTTGACGGTCGCGCGCAGGCACGGCGCCCGCACCGTCCGCGAGGACGGCCAGCCGCACCTGAACACCGCGCTGGCGCGCGCGACCGTGGTGGCGAAAGTCCACGCGACGCGCGGGGTGTTGATCCTGCCGGCCGACCTGCCGCTCCTCGAACCCGCCGACATCCGGGCGTTGATCGAACGGGCGAAAGACCCGCCTGTGGTAGTCATCGCCCCCGACCGCCGCGAAGAGGGGACCAACGCCCTGCTGATGTCTCCCGCGGGGCTGATCGAGTACGACTTCGGCGTCGGCTCGTATCGCCGGCATTGTGAACACGCCAGGAAAGCGGGAGCGCGGCTGGAGGTCGTCAAACTCCCCTCGCTCGAACTGGACCTGGACCTGCCCGAAGACCTGGCTCTGTTGGACGGATTCAAAGCGCCGGCGGATCAGGAATAA
- a CDS encoding 2-phospho-L-lactate transferase, which produces MNILALAGGVGGAKLAHGLAQILPPEDLTVIVNTGDDFEHLGLSISPDLDTVCYTLAGLANPDTGWGRAGETWNAMANLKRLGAADWFNLGDSDLATHVERTRRLKEGQSLSQVTRDFCKAWGVKHTVLPMSDQPVRTIVETDEGDLPFQEYFVRRRCRPRVKGFRFEGLGAASPAAGTREAFESADAIVVCPSNPWVSVDPILAVLRLPPSAVPRVAVSPIIAGQTVKGPAAKMYAELGIEPSALAVAGHYENFLTGIVVDSADSELAKQIKIQTLVTNTYMKTVADRARLAREVLQFIGNAT; this is translated from the coding sequence ATGAACATCCTCGCCCTCGCGGGCGGAGTCGGCGGCGCGAAGCTAGCGCACGGACTCGCCCAGATCCTGCCTCCCGAAGATTTGACCGTCATCGTCAACACTGGCGACGACTTCGAACATTTGGGGCTGTCCATCTCTCCCGACCTCGACACGGTCTGCTACACGCTGGCGGGACTGGCAAATCCCGACACGGGCTGGGGACGCGCGGGCGAGACGTGGAACGCGATGGCGAATCTCAAACGCCTCGGCGCGGCGGACTGGTTCAACCTCGGCGACAGCGACCTCGCCACGCACGTCGAGCGGACGCGGCGGCTGAAAGAGGGACAGTCCCTCTCGCAGGTCACGCGCGATTTCTGCAAGGCGTGGGGCGTGAAGCATACCGTCCTGCCGATGAGCGACCAACCCGTCCGCACCATCGTCGAGACGGACGAGGGCGATCTGCCGTTCCAGGAATACTTCGTCCGCCGACGCTGCCGTCCGCGCGTGAAAGGCTTTCGGTTTGAGGGGCTCGGGGCGGCCTCGCCCGCTGCGGGGACGCGCGAAGCGTTCGAGTCGGCGGACGCGATCGTCGTCTGCCCGTCGAATCCGTGGGTCAGCGTTGATCCGATCCTGGCCGTCCTCCGCCTCCCACCGTCCGCCGTCCCGCGCGTGGCGGTCTCTCCGATCATCGCGGGGCAGACGGTGAAAGGTCCCGCCGCGAAAATGTACGCGGAACTCGGCATCGAACCGTCGGCGCTGGCGGTGGCGGGACATTATGAGAATTTTCTCACGGGAATCGTAGTGGATTCGGCGGACTCAGAACTCGCAAAACAGATTAAAATTCAAACGCTGGTCACAAATACATATATGAAAACGGTTGCGGACCGCGCCCGGCTGGCGCGGGAAGTCCTGCAATTCATTGGAAATGCGACATGA
- a CDS encoding nitroreductase, with amino-acid sequence MPSADELLDFLRARRSVRRFKPDPVADEAVSRVIAAATHAPSAHNLQPWRFVVINKTLSARSAQSADKRTKLAQALAAALRADMAAEGAPASEIETRAARSARRIDEAPVLILLCRDVTAVRADTPEERVMSIQSVANAATYLLLAAHAEGLGGNWVCWPLYAQEETRSALELPETWEPQAMIFVGWAEEEPKEKILRLANEIVIEK; translated from the coding sequence ATGCCTAGCGCGGACGAACTCCTCGACTTCCTGCGGGCGCGTCGCTCCGTCCGCCGCTTCAAACCCGACCCCGTAGCGGACGAGGCCGTCTCGCGCGTGATCGCCGCCGCGACTCACGCCCCGTCCGCGCACAACCTCCAGCCCTGGAGATTTGTTGTCATTAACAAAACTCTATCTGCGAGATCAGCGCAATCTGCGGATAAAAGAACCAAACTTGCCCAGGCCCTCGCCGCCGCCCTGCGCGCGGACATGGCCGCCGAGGGCGCGCCCGCGTCCGAGATCGAGACGCGCGCCGCGCGGTCCGCCCGTCGGATTGACGAGGCCCCCGTCCTCATCCTGCTCTGCCGCGACGTGACCGCCGTCCGCGCGGATACGCCCGAGGAGCGCGTCATGTCCATCCAATCCGTGGCGAACGCGGCGACGTACCTCCTGCTCGCCGCGCACGCCGAGGGGCTGGGCGGAAACTGGGTCTGCTGGCCGCTCTACGCGCAAGAGGAGACGCGCTCCGCGCTGGAATTGCCCGAAACGTGGGAGCCGCAGGCGATGATTTTTGTAGGATGGGCGGAGGAAGAGCCAAAAGAAAAGATATTGAGGCTGGCTAACGAAATCGTAATAGAAAAATAG
- a CDS encoding F420-dependent oxidoreductase, PPOX class — MKLFPPEYQDLLKDETKAFVYVATVMPDGSPQVTPVWFNTDGTHILINTAKGRVKDRNMRARPQVALLIQDPKTPYRYLQIRGRVAEITESGGDEHINALSMKYSNQPWKKAEGQTRVIYKILPERFDAHA, encoded by the coding sequence ATGAAACTTTTTCCCCCCGAATATCAAGACCTGCTCAAAGACGAGACCAAAGCCTTCGTCTACGTCGCCACCGTCATGCCCGACGGCTCGCCGCAAGTCACGCCCGTCTGGTTCAACACCGACGGAACGCACATCCTCATCAACACCGCCAAGGGACGCGTCAAAGACCGCAACATGCGCGCCCGTCCGCAGGTGGCGCTGCTCATCCAGGACCCGAAAACGCCATATCGCTATCTGCAAATCCGCGGGCGCGTGGCCGAGATCACCGAAAGCGGCGGCGACGAACACATCAACGCCCTCTCGATGAAATACAGCAACCAGCCGTGGAAAAAAGCGGAGGGCCAAACGCGCGTCATCTACAAAATCCTGCCCGAGCGCTTCGACGCTCATGCCTAG
- a CDS encoding dienelactone hydrolase family protein → MSDYLAIPKSALRGGILVLHAWWGLNDFAKQFCNRLANEGYLVLAPDLYGGETAETPANAKRLRQAKIKSDPTLYQILDAFERLKNDSGGAPLGLVGFSLGAWLGLWLVEEKPKEIAATVLFYGARGGDFAQTKSAFLGHYAETDEFVSDSGRKKLARTLKAAGRQVEFHVYPDTRHWFFESDRPEYNEEAARLAWERTLAFLRDRLA, encoded by the coding sequence ATGTCCGACTATCTCGCCATCCCAAAGTCCGCGCTGCGCGGCGGGATTCTCGTCCTGCACGCCTGGTGGGGATTGAACGATTTCGCCAAACAGTTTTGCAACCGACTTGCAAACGAGGGCTACCTTGTCCTCGCGCCCGACTTGTACGGCGGCGAGACCGCCGAGACGCCCGCCAACGCAAAAAGACTCCGCCAGGCAAAGATCAAGAGCGACCCAACCCTGTATCAAATTCTCGACGCGTTCGAGCGGTTGAAAAACGATTCAGGCGGCGCGCCGCTCGGCCTGGTCGGATTCTCGCTCGGCGCGTGGCTGGGCCTGTGGCTCGTGGAGGAAAAACCGAAGGAAATCGCCGCGACGGTTTTGTTCTACGGCGCGCGCGGCGGCGACTTCGCGCAAACAAAGTCGGCCTTCCTCGGCCATTACGCGGAGACGGATGAATTTGTATCCGATTCTGGCCGTAAAAAACTGGCGAGGACGCTCAAAGCCGCGGGCAGACAGGTCGAATTTCACGTCTACCCCGACACGCGCCATTGGTTCTTCGAGAGCGACCGTCCCGAATACAACGAAGAAGCCGCGCGTCTCGCCTGGGAACGCACCCTCGCCTTCCTCCGCGACCGCCTCGCCTGA
- a CDS encoding coenzyme F420-0:L-glutamate ligase, producing MISHWQPTKMLTLTPLQHIPLIRHGDDLADILVSALAANGIELADGDILVVTSKIVSKAEGRMVDLASVQPSEDALELARRSEKDPRLAELILQESAEVLRVRAGTVIVEHRLGFVCANAGIDHSNVTPLHLPPNSPNLGGETEGGGEGVLLLPRDPDASSRAIREKVESKTGKKIGVMLVDSHGRAWRIGTVGMCIGLSGIPAVMDERGWKDLFGRELQITVVGVADELAAAASLMMGQAAEGTPVVHARGFPYPLREGSMKELLRPKTQDMFR from the coding sequence GTGATCAGTCACTGGCAACCGACCAAGATGCTCACCCTCACCCCTCTCCAGCACATTCCCCTTATCCGCCACGGCGACGACCTGGCGGATATTCTTGTCTCGGCGCTCGCCGCGAACGGCATCGAACTCGCGGACGGCGACATCCTCGTCGTCACGTCGAAGATCGTCAGCAAAGCCGAGGGGCGGATGGTGGACCTGGCCTCCGTCCAGCCGAGCGAAGACGCGCTCGAGTTGGCGCGTCGCTCGGAAAAAGACCCGCGCCTGGCGGAACTAATTTTGCAGGAAAGCGCCGAGGTCCTGCGCGTGCGCGCCGGGACGGTCATCGTCGAACACCGACTCGGCTTCGTCTGCGCCAACGCGGGGATTGACCACTCGAATGTTACCCCCCTCCATCTCCCCCCAAATTCTCCGAATTTGGGGGGAGAGACAGAGGGGGGCGGGGAGGGGGTACTCCTCCTCCCCCGCGACCCCGACGCCTCGTCACGCGCGATCCGTGAAAAGGTCGAGTCCAAAACGGGAAAGAAAATCGGCGTCATGCTCGTCGACTCACATGGACGCGCCTGGCGCATCGGGACGGTCGGCATGTGCATCGGGCTGAGCGGAATCCCCGCGGTGATGGACGAGCGCGGCTGGAAAGACCTGTTCGGGCGCGAACTGCAAATCACCGTCGTCGGCGTTGCGGACGAACTGGCCGCGGCCGCCTCGCTTATGATGGGACAGGCCGCCGAAGGCACGCCCGTCGTCCACGCGCGCGGCTTCCCGTATCCGCTGCGCGAAGGCTCCATGAAAGAACTGCTGCGCCCAAAAACCCAGGACATGTTTAGATAG
- a CDS encoding NADPH-dependent F420 reductase has product MTNSPILLTVAVLGGTGKEGKGLAYRWAKAGYHVHIGSREAAKAEAAASELMDRLQGEAFIQGMSNFDAARQADIVVLTVPYAAHRSTLEAVKDAVKGKILIDVTVPLVPPKVATVQMPKAGSAAQEAREILGADAQVCAAFQNVSHEHLLTDADVECDVLVTGTSKEARAETLKLVEAAGLTGWDAGPLENSVVVEGLTSVLIGINKKYGSAHAGIKITGAERK; this is encoded by the coding sequence ATGACAAATTCCCCCATTCTGTTAACTGTCGCCGTCCTCGGCGGAACCGGCAAGGAAGGTAAAGGACTCGCCTATCGCTGGGCGAAGGCGGGCTACCACGTCCACATCGGGTCGCGGGAGGCGGCAAAGGCAGAGGCCGCCGCCTCGGAATTAATGGACCGGCTTCAGGGCGAAGCCTTCATCCAGGGAATGAGCAACTTCGACGCCGCGCGCCAGGCTGACATCGTCGTCCTGACCGTCCCGTACGCCGCGCACCGGTCCACGCTCGAGGCGGTGAAAGACGCGGTCAAAGGGAAAATCCTGATTGACGTAACCGTCCCGCTCGTCCCGCCGAAAGTGGCGACGGTGCAAATGCCGAAGGCGGGCTCCGCCGCGCAGGAAGCGCGCGAGATCCTCGGCGCGGACGCGCAAGTCTGCGCCGCGTTCCAGAACGTCTCCCACGAACATCTGCTCACCGACGCGGACGTGGAGTGCGACGTGCTGGTGACTGGCACATCCAAAGAGGCGCGCGCCGAGACGCTCAAACTCGTGGAGGCCGCGGGGCTGACAGGCTGGGACGCCGGTCCGCTCGAAAACTCCGTCGTGGTCGAAGGTCTCACCAGCGTGCTGATCGGCATCAACAAAAAATATGGAAGCGCGCACGCGGGGATCAAGATTACGGGGGCGGAGAGAAAGTGA